In a single window of the Catalinimonas alkaloidigena genome:
- a CDS encoding type III polyketide synthase, with product MSLIVSIGTAVPPYKNQQAAIASFMEDAYQETPGALRKLRFLHEHSGIDTRHSVLADFSQQLGERLFFPVPHMNGSEPKVDRRMEEYERQALPLATEAIHEAVKSLATVGEALKTDEITHLITVSCTGLVAPGLDVALVQQLGLPPDVWRTSVNFLGCNAAFHALKQADLICRTDNQAVVLVICVELCTLHFQPSEQSDHLLANSLFADGAAASVITSTTQARQKGWSGLHIDGFYGTLAHEGKEAMGWFVTPKGFVMTLSNRVPSLLLKHCNDMLERALARFRLQREQIGHWAIHPGGKKILDAVQEAFRLEDRDMQTSREVLQHFGNMSSPTILFVLRHYLEARLEIRRAGQQLAKLFAVGFGPGLSMESAIFSYVYD from the coding sequence ATGAGCTTGATTGTCAGCATCGGAACGGCGGTGCCTCCTTATAAAAATCAACAGGCAGCAATCGCTTCGTTTATGGAAGATGCCTACCAGGAAACCCCCGGGGCACTTCGGAAGCTGCGGTTCCTGCACGAACACAGCGGCATCGACACGCGCCATTCGGTGCTGGCCGACTTCTCGCAGCAGTTGGGCGAACGGCTGTTTTTTCCGGTGCCGCACATGAATGGCTCGGAACCGAAAGTAGACCGGCGTATGGAAGAGTACGAACGGCAGGCCTTACCCCTGGCTACCGAGGCCATCCACGAAGCTGTAAAGTCGCTGGCTACCGTCGGCGAAGCCCTGAAGACCGACGAAATTACCCACCTGATCACGGTCAGTTGCACCGGACTCGTCGCGCCGGGACTCGACGTTGCCCTGGTGCAACAGCTTGGCCTGCCGCCCGACGTCTGGCGGACCAGCGTCAACTTTCTGGGGTGCAATGCGGCTTTCCACGCCCTGAAGCAAGCCGACCTGATTTGTCGTACTGATAATCAGGCAGTTGTGCTGGTAATTTGTGTAGAATTATGTACATTACACTTCCAGCCCTCGGAACAATCCGACCATCTGCTGGCAAACTCTTTGTTTGCAGACGGAGCTGCGGCGTCGGTGATCACCTCAACGACGCAGGCACGGCAAAAAGGCTGGTCCGGCTTGCACATCGACGGGTTTTACGGAACCCTGGCGCACGAAGGAAAAGAAGCCATGGGGTGGTTTGTCACGCCCAAAGGCTTTGTGATGACGTTGAGCAACCGGGTTCCATCTCTGCTTCTGAAACATTGTAACGATATGCTGGAACGCGCCCTGGCCCGCTTCCGGCTACAACGGGAACAGATCGGTCACTGGGCGATCCATCCCGGCGGGAAAAAGATCCTTGATGCGGTACAGGAAGCTTTTCGGCTCGAGGATCGGGACATGCAAACCTCACGCGAGGTATTACAGCACTTTGGGAACATGTCGTCGCCCACGATTCTGTTCGTGTTGCGGCACTACCTGGAAGCGCGCCTGGAAATCCGGCGGGCCGGGCAGCAACTCGCCAAGCTGTTCGCCGTAGGGTTTGGACCTGGGTTGAGTATGGAATCGGCCATTTTTTCCTACGTGTATGACTAG